The following proteins come from a genomic window of Myroides odoratus DSM 2801:
- a CDS encoding tetratricopeptide repeat protein has protein sequence MEQIKNVEDWNNLVNKGNKSENDFLQIAQGYEDGIICPSGLEIKPNLEKAFEWYLKGSKHHYCKIRVADYLSEGLGCKKNIEKSIQLYRELISENIATAALNLATVYRDLGNYRETYKLLYKAFEIDQVYPIELAFLYLYGIGTLTNKPKAKELFLTITNNKNSYSVYDVEQANYQLALFHLENQEIEQAKKLLLQNDNDFSDDLLRIIGR, from the coding sequence ATGGAACAAATCAAAAACGTTGAGGACTGGAATAATTTAGTAAATAAAGGAAATAAATCCGAAAATGATTTTTTACAAATAGCACAAGGATATGAAGACGGAATAATTTGTCCAAGTGGCCTTGAGATTAAACCAAATTTAGAAAAAGCTTTTGAATGGTATCTAAAAGGTTCCAAGCATCATTACTGTAAAATTAGAGTGGCGGATTACTTATCTGAAGGATTAGGTTGTAAAAAAAATATAGAAAAATCAATACAGCTTTATAGGGAATTAATTTCCGAAAACATAGCCACTGCTGCCTTAAATTTGGCAACAGTTTATCGAGATTTAGGTAATTATAGAGAAACCTATAAGCTACTTTACAAAGCCTTCGAAATCGATCAGGTGTATCCAATTGAACTTGCTTTTCTTTATTTGTATGGAATTGGAACGCTAACTAATAAACCGAAAGCTAAAGAATTATTTTTGACTATCACGAATAACAAAAATAGTTATTCCGTTTATGATGTTGAACAAGCTAATTATCAGTTAGCCTTATTTCACCTTGAAAATCAAGAAATTGAACAGGCTAAAAAACTACTTTTACAAAACGATAATGATTTTTCTGATGATCTCTTACGTATCATCGGAAGGTAA
- a CDS encoding lipocalin family protein → MKKIILFAAMAVLSVGTLSCSSDDNSSTPEKPNYQEAIQGNWKESKTFYLDKDRKVIGEAPALDNDGCGVDEYLFQDNMLTYLLNYRYIQGDIDECRLDNMIETFSIDGNKITNTYEEDGIIEITEFEIASLTESKLVLIDLDEISESAAETEEWPKGTRFIQVELVRK, encoded by the coding sequence ATGAAAAAGATTATTTTATTTGCAGCTATGGCTGTTCTGAGTGTAGGTACATTATCATGCTCTAGTGACGACAATAGTTCCACACCTGAAAAACCAAATTATCAAGAAGCGATTCAAGGGAACTGGAAAGAATCGAAGACTTTCTATTTAGATAAAGATAGAAAAGTAATTGGAGAGGCGCCGGCATTAGATAATGATGGCTGCGGGGTTGATGAATATTTATTCCAAGATAATATGCTTACGTATCTCTTAAATTATCGATATATTCAAGGTGATATTGATGAATGTAGATTGGATAATATGATAGAGACATTTTCTATTGATGGAAATAAGATTACTAATACATATGAAGAAGACGGTATTATTGAGATTACAGAATTCGAAATTGCATCCTTAACAGAAAGCAAGTTAGTGTTAATTGATTTAGATGAAATATCAGAATCTGCAGCAGAGACTGAAGAGTGGCCAAAGGGAACACGATTTATACAAGTTGAATTGGTGAGAAAATAA
- a CDS encoding acyl-CoA dehydrogenase family protein, giving the protein MHAVIEHIDFSTYIAEFKKRLKYLFREKYNYNDMGLTRDFPAELMEEIMEEKPLAVAIPTMHGGRGVQVKECLQILAAASYESLPLSLMFGINIALFLEPLAKYGQPAVQQRVFQQFMENKAMGGLMITEKAHGSDALNMKTAFEQKEDMFHIKGQKHWQGLSGAADFWLVTARECKPNGELSRDIDFFVSENNRAEQHIPMTHRYNNLGLYAIPYGINEIDIAVPSEQKLVTESTGIKLMLDTLHRSRLQFPGMGLGFIQRLLDESLAHCQERQVGGVPLLSIDSVKNQIAKIQAAYTLCSGMCIFSVATSGIENDLASMSIEANVLKAVVTDLMQESAQISLQLAGANGYRLDHIAGRSLVDCRPFQIFEGSNEMLYTQIAEGIVKLMRKAKETNLYRFLQGYERTNLSVDLFQMYFNFTVDSAVKQRNMLLIGKMLSRVIAFQFVLQMDDFNSQLVEITRQQVEADLAAFYGQFKTQNDVDPILDYQVNSDWTRF; this is encoded by the coding sequence ATGCATGCAGTAATAGAACACATCGATTTTAGTACCTATATCGCAGAATTCAAGAAGCGATTGAAGTATTTGTTTCGCGAAAAATACAATTATAATGATATGGGGTTAACCCGTGATTTTCCAGCTGAGTTAATGGAGGAAATCATGGAAGAAAAGCCATTGGCAGTGGCTATTCCGACCATGCACGGTGGACGAGGAGTACAAGTAAAAGAATGCTTGCAAATACTTGCTGCTGCTTCGTATGAGTCGTTGCCCTTGTCGTTGATGTTTGGGATTAACATTGCGCTTTTTTTGGAACCTCTAGCGAAGTACGGCCAGCCAGCTGTACAGCAACGCGTATTTCAGCAGTTTATGGAAAACAAGGCCATGGGAGGTTTGATGATTACGGAAAAAGCTCACGGCAGTGATGCCTTGAATATGAAAACGGCTTTTGAGCAGAAAGAGGACATGTTTCACATTAAAGGACAAAAACACTGGCAAGGTTTGAGTGGTGCAGCTGACTTTTGGTTAGTAACGGCAAGAGAGTGTAAACCTAATGGCGAATTATCTCGCGATATTGATTTTTTTGTTTCTGAAAACAACAGAGCGGAACAACATATTCCCATGACGCATCGCTACAATAACCTTGGACTGTATGCGATTCCTTATGGTATTAATGAAATTGATATTGCCGTTCCTTCAGAACAAAAATTAGTAACCGAAAGTACGGGAATTAAATTAATGCTCGATACGCTACACCGCAGTAGGTTGCAATTTCCAGGAATGGGGTTGGGCTTTATTCAAAGGCTATTAGACGAATCATTGGCGCATTGTCAAGAAAGACAAGTAGGAGGTGTTCCACTATTGAGTATTGATTCCGTGAAAAATCAAATTGCCAAGATTCAAGCGGCTTACACGCTATGTTCAGGGATGTGTATTTTCAGTGTAGCGACTAGTGGCATTGAGAACGACTTGGCTTCGATGAGTATTGAGGCGAATGTACTCAAAGCGGTTGTGACGGATTTAATGCAAGAATCGGCTCAAATTAGCTTGCAATTAGCAGGGGCAAATGGGTATCGCTTAGACCATATTGCAGGACGATCTTTAGTTGATTGTAGACCTTTCCAAATTTTTGAGGGATCCAATGAGATGCTGTATACGCAAATTGCGGAAGGCATTGTAAAGTTGATGCGAAAAGCGAAGGAAACCAATTTATATCGCTTTTTACAAGGGTATGAACGCACGAATCTAAGTGTGGATTTATTTCAAATGTACTTCAATTTTACAGTGGATAGTGCTGTAAAACAGCGTAATATGTTGCTTATTGGCAAGATGCTTTCTCGCGTTATTGCCTTTCAATTTGTGTTGCAAATGGACGATTTTAATTCCCAACTAGTGGAGATTACCCGTCAACAGGTTGAAGCTGATTTAGCCGCTTTTTACGGACAATTTAAAACCCAGAATGATGTGGACCCTATCTTGGATTATCAAGTAAATTCAGATTGGACGCGTTTTTAA
- a CDS encoding DEAD/DEAH box helicase — MTFKQLNIIQPILNAIEKIGYDQPTAIQAKSIPFILQGHDIIGCAQTGTGKTASFSIPILQLLQQQVNPKKGIRSLILTPTRELAIQIDENFKAYGAQLKIKHVAIFGGVSQHKQVGQLRRGVDVVIATPGRLLDLLNQQLISLQHVEIVVLDEADRMLDMGFVKDVNKIFTKIPTKRQTLFFSATMPPEIKKLVMQLVRNPKEVHVSPVSSTAGTIEQGVYFAEKDDKLDLLFSILKDASIQRSLVFTRTKFGADRLAKKLVSMGLSAAAIHGNKSQNARQRALSDFKANKIRVLIATDIAARGIDIEELPHVVNYELPNIPESYVHRIGRTGRAGASGVAVSFCGTDEIKELKKIEKVIGIKIPVLSTTFPLSEPQPEVKVKQVKKRHKRNNRPRKRPGQSDKQA; from the coding sequence ATGACTTTTAAACAATTAAATATAATTCAACCCATCCTAAATGCAATTGAGAAAATAGGATATGATCAACCTACTGCAATACAAGCAAAGAGTATCCCATTTATTTTACAAGGACATGATATCATAGGATGTGCCCAAACGGGGACGGGAAAAACAGCCTCTTTTTCCATTCCTATTTTACAGCTGTTACAGCAGCAAGTAAACCCCAAAAAAGGAATTCGGTCGCTTATTTTAACCCCTACAAGGGAGTTAGCCATCCAGATTGATGAGAATTTTAAAGCTTATGGGGCACAACTAAAAATAAAACACGTGGCTATTTTTGGCGGAGTGTCTCAACACAAACAAGTAGGACAACTTAGACGGGGTGTGGATGTTGTTATCGCAACTCCAGGTCGTTTGTTGGATTTGTTGAATCAACAGTTGATTTCACTCCAACACGTAGAAATTGTGGTACTAGATGAGGCTGACCGTATGTTGGATATGGGATTTGTCAAAGATGTGAATAAAATATTTACCAAGATCCCTACAAAAAGACAAACGCTATTTTTCTCGGCAACGATGCCTCCGGAGATTAAAAAATTAGTCATGCAACTCGTAAGGAACCCAAAAGAAGTGCATGTATCTCCGGTTTCTTCTACTGCTGGAACGATTGAACAAGGTGTTTATTTTGCAGAAAAAGACGACAAACTAGATTTGCTTTTTTCTATATTGAAGGATGCGTCTATCCAGCGCTCTTTGGTGTTTACACGAACGAAGTTCGGAGCAGATCGATTGGCAAAAAAATTGGTGAGCATGGGGCTTTCTGCTGCTGCTATCCATGGTAATAAATCACAAAATGCTCGACAACGAGCGCTTAGCGATTTTAAAGCGAATAAAATACGCGTATTAATTGCTACAGATATTGCTGCTCGAGGTATTGACATAGAGGAATTACCTCATGTAGTAAATTACGAATTACCCAATATTCCCGAAAGTTATGTACACCGCATTGGACGTACCGGACGCGCAGGCGCTTCAGGTGTTGCAGTTTCTTTTTGTGGAACAGATGAAATCAAAGAGTTAAAAAAGATAGAAAAGGTTATTGGCATTAAAATCCCTGTACTGTCAACTACATTTCCTTTATCAGAACCGCAACCCGAGGTAAAAGTAAAGCAGGTTAAGAAGCGACATAAACGCAACAATAGACCTAGAAAACGCCCGGGACAAAGTGATAAACAAGCCTAA
- a CDS encoding helix-turn-helix domain-containing protein yields the protein MIDNQINADEFVSKFMDMSRNHLIYIRTPIKIFSLKDIAPYLKIPIPPIFFGYNLLIHLTKGYFTQRIDSTTFTVEAPAVLLCNYGYISAIESVDKSAEGYCVLIKEHAMTSMFRETQILNIFTISPLLNLNAQNSAALSSLLDLLYSEIHSDKPYKELYESLFKTIALKVIKLSDSTTSIERRQEIAIAFKQLVHLHFSKHKTVDFYADQLKVSINYLNRCVSAVYQKSSKQLILEIAIIHSQLLLLETNKSIATIAYELDFVDPSYFARLFKKHVGITPSAYRKI from the coding sequence ATGATAGACAATCAAATTAATGCAGATGAGTTTGTTTCCAAGTTCATGGACATGAGTAGGAACCATTTGATCTATATCCGTACTCCAATTAAAATTTTTTCTCTTAAGGATATTGCACCTTACCTCAAAATTCCAATTCCGCCTATTTTCTTTGGGTACAATTTATTGATTCACCTAACTAAAGGCTATTTTACCCAACGAATTGATTCGACTACGTTTACGGTAGAGGCGCCTGCGGTATTGCTGTGTAACTATGGTTATATTTCAGCTATTGAATCTGTGGACAAATCGGCAGAAGGGTATTGTGTGCTGATTAAAGAACACGCAATGACTTCCATGTTTCGCGAAACACAGATTTTAAATATTTTTACTATCTCTCCGTTGCTCAACCTCAATGCGCAAAACAGTGCGGCACTTAGTAGTCTGCTTGATTTATTGTATAGCGAAATTCACAGCGATAAACCCTATAAAGAGCTGTATGAAAGCTTGTTCAAAACCATTGCATTGAAGGTAATTAAACTGTCAGATTCGACGACATCCATTGAGCGTAGACAAGAGATTGCCATTGCGTTCAAACAACTCGTTCATTTGCACTTTAGCAAGCATAAGACCGTCGATTTTTATGCGGATCAACTCAAAGTGTCAATCAATTACTTGAATCGCTGTGTTTCTGCTGTGTATCAAAAATCATCCAAGCAACTTATCTTGGAAATTGCCATTATTCACAGCCAACTGTTACTGCTGGAAACCAATAAAAGTATTGCAACCATTGCTTATGAACTCGATTTTGTCGATCCGTCTTATTTTGCTCGACTTTTTAAAAAACACGTGGGAATTACTCCTTCAGCATACAGGAAGATATAA
- a CDS encoding PH domain-containing protein, whose translation MKIGEDALGVSKKDAIKIVSLVIVTYIFLGVLMDWLFDRSLVAWYYYLIKGVLFGVFFSLVFYFFIEKMTKGILLKLDLPLEEGEVLEAYGVANLFLKGQAVGGKLGITQDYLLFHSHKFNFTKKTVRIAFADVQTIQPCRTMGVIDNGLKVKLADQECRFVVNDRAKWMELLQVKLK comes from the coding sequence ATGAAAATTGGAGAAGATGCTTTAGGAGTAAGCAAAAAAGACGCCATCAAGATTGTAAGCTTAGTTATTGTAACGTATATTTTTTTAGGGGTACTAATGGATTGGCTATTTGATCGTAGCCTAGTTGCATGGTATTACTATTTAATAAAAGGGGTGCTTTTTGGTGTATTTTTCTCCTTGGTGTTTTACTTCTTTATCGAGAAGATGACTAAGGGAATCTTACTTAAATTAGATTTACCCTTAGAAGAAGGGGAAGTCTTAGAAGCTTATGGCGTTGCCAACTTGTTTTTAAAAGGACAGGCCGTTGGTGGAAAACTGGGGATAACTCAAGACTATTTACTCTTCCATTCACACAAGTTTAATTTTACAAAGAAAACGGTACGCATTGCCTTTGCCGATGTGCAAACCATCCAACCTTGCAGAACCATGGGGGTGATTGACAACGGTTTAAAGGTGAAATTAGCGGATCAAGAATGTCGTTTTGTAGTTAATGATCGAGCAAAATGGATGGAATTGTTGCAGGTGAAACTAAAGTAA